In Cloacibacterium caeni, a single window of DNA contains:
- the gldG gene encoding gliding motility-associated ABC transporter substrate-binding protein GldG — MKQNLKYIIPAIILLLGIFGVFSHRFDLTKEKRYTLSDATVETLKSVKEPLTVEVYLEGDFPASFKQLQNETQFLLEEFRKINPKIDYKFIDPIATKMSQDTLQAMGMQPSMLPDMKDGKVSQIVLFPYAALKYKGYGTSISLITNQMGIDAAEQLTKSIENLEFNFASTIKSLVADQKKNVGVLVNQDELRVDEFRSFMDMTLENYNAGPVIPINKKELTLEDLPNLERMNALVIAKPRKAFTDGEKVILDQYIMNGGKTLWMIDAVNAEMDTLMTKKKLMAYPIDINMTDFFFNYGVRINAPLIKDFQKSALIRLQVGEVAGNPQYTNLIWPYFPLGINENNNPITKNINPVKFEFPTAIDTLGRKNIKTQVLYESSERTTAKSIPNYVELSEMANLDSLSVMEKPTTPKIFAVSLEGKFTSAYANRSEKNGFPNFKNEVAGKNKMIVISDGDVGRNQIMKGQNLPLGADLLTDQLYGNEQFLRNCLDWLLDDSNLIELRNRNIESRLLDRRRIDEEKTNWQWFNLLTPLAILGLLGGVFFWLRKKKFGQ; from the coding sequence ATGAAACAAAATTTAAAATATATTATTCCAGCCATTATCCTATTATTAGGGATTTTCGGGGTATTTTCTCATCGTTTTGATTTGACTAAAGAGAAGCGTTACACCCTTTCTGATGCTACGGTAGAAACGCTGAAATCTGTAAAAGAACCACTGACTGTAGAAGTTTATCTGGAAGGTGATTTTCCAGCAAGTTTTAAGCAATTGCAGAACGAAACGCAGTTTCTTTTGGAAGAATTCAGAAAAATCAATCCAAAAATTGATTACAAATTTATCGATCCTATTGCGACCAAAATGTCTCAAGATACGCTTCAAGCAATGGGAATGCAACCTTCTATGTTGCCCGATATGAAAGACGGAAAAGTTTCTCAAATCGTGCTTTTCCCTTATGCAGCACTGAAATATAAAGGTTATGGAACTTCTATTTCGCTTATAACCAATCAAATGGGAATAGATGCAGCGGAACAGTTAACCAAATCTATTGAAAACCTGGAATTTAACTTCGCATCTACCATTAAATCTTTGGTGGCAGACCAAAAGAAAAATGTAGGTGTTTTGGTGAATCAAGATGAATTAAGAGTAGATGAATTCCGCAGTTTTATGGACATGACGCTCGAAAACTACAATGCTGGCCCTGTAATTCCTATAAACAAAAAAGAGTTGACTTTAGAAGATCTTCCGAATTTAGAAAGAATGAATGCTTTGGTAATTGCAAAGCCTAGAAAAGCCTTTACTGACGGTGAAAAAGTGATTTTAGACCAATACATTATGAACGGCGGAAAAACACTTTGGATGATTGACGCTGTGAATGCAGAAATGGATACTTTGATGACCAAGAAAAAACTCATGGCCTATCCTATCGACATTAATATGACTGATTTTTTCTTTAATTATGGCGTGAGAATCAATGCACCTTTGATTAAAGATTTTCAAAAATCTGCTTTGATTAGATTGCAAGTTGGCGAAGTGGCAGGAAATCCTCAATACACCAACTTAATTTGGCCTTATTTTCCTTTGGGAATTAATGAAAACAACAATCCGATTACCAAAAACATCAATCCTGTAAAATTTGAATTCCCAACGGCTATTGATACGTTAGGAAGAAAAAATATCAAAACTCAAGTGCTTTACGAATCGAGTGAAAGAACCACTGCTAAATCGATTCCTAATTATGTAGAGCTCTCAGAAATGGCGAATCTTGACAGTCTTTCTGTAATGGAAAAACCTACAACTCCGAAGATTTTTGCGGTGAGTTTAGAAGGTAAATTTACTTCTGCTTATGCGAATAGAAGTGAGAAAAACGGTTTCCCAAATTTCAAAAATGAAGTTGCTGGAAAAAATAAAATGATTGTTATTTCTGATGGTGATGTTGGCCGAAATCAAATCATGAAAGGTCAAAACTTACCTTTAGGAGCAGATTTATTAACCGACCAACTCTACGGAAACGAACAATTTCTGAGAAACTGCTTAGATTGGCTTCTCGATGATTCTAATTTAATTGAATTAAGAAACAGAAATATAGAATCTCGCTTGCTTGACAGAAGAAGAATAGACGAAGAAAAAACGAATTGGCAATGGTTTAATTTGTTGACACCTTTGGCAATTTTAGGACTTTTGGGCGGAGTTTTCTTTTGGTTGAGAAAGAAGAAATTTGGGCAATAG
- a CDS encoding nucleotidyltransferase substrate binding protein, whose product MERDIRWIQRFSNYKKALKKLQQSIEYIREDYQNEEDNLDEVLDEMMKEGLIQRFEYTHELAWNVMKDYAYYQGNTEIGGSRDATREAFKMNLIKNGHLWMEMIQNRNRTSHTYDKETAEEIYAAIINQYYDAFEDFKKTMQEKLDQNKQIDLF is encoded by the coding sequence ATGGAAAGAGATATAAGATGGATTCAGCGTTTTTCTAATTATAAAAAAGCGCTAAAAAAACTTCAGCAATCAATAGAATACATTAGAGAAGATTATCAAAATGAGGAAGATAATTTAGATGAAGTATTAGATGAAATGATGAAAGAAGGATTAATCCAACGTTTTGAATATACTCATGAGTTAGCATGGAACGTAATGAAGGATTATGCATATTATCAAGGAAATACAGAAATAGGAGGTTCTAGAGATGCAACCAGAGAAGCATTTAAAATGAATTTAATCAAAAATGGGCATCTTTGGATGGAAATGATACAGAACAGAAATAGAACTTCTCACACGTATGACAAAGAAACCGCAGAAGAAATCTATGCCGCAATCATTAATCAATATTATGATGCATTTGAAGATTTTAAGAAAACAATGCAAGAAAAATTAGACCAAAATAAACAAATAGATTTGTTTTAA
- a CDS encoding nucleotidyltransferase domain-containing protein, which translates to MMKFGLLDTEIENIHKIFSQNQEIEKVIIFGSRAKGNYRNNSDVDLVIFGNINLRILNQINIELDNLLLPYTFDLLIYKNIENEEVKEHIKRCGIIFYKK; encoded by the coding sequence ATGATGAAATTTGGACTTTTAGATACCGAAATTGAAAATATTCATAAAATTTTCTCTCAAAATCAAGAGATAGAAAAAGTTATTATTTTTGGTTCACGAGCCAAAGGAAATTACCGTAATAACTCTGATGTAGATTTGGTGATTTTTGGTAACATAAATCTTAGAATTTTAAATCAAATCAATATTGAATTAGATAATTTATTATTACCTTATACTTTTGATTTATTGATTTATAAAAATATTGAAAATGAAGAAGTAAAAGAACATATTAAGAGATGTGGCATCATATTTTATAAAAAATAA
- the kbl gene encoding glycine C-acetyltransferase yields the protein MISEKYLKHLQKELENIENDGLYKRERIITSQQSAEIVANGKSLLNFCANNYLGLSNHPEVMKASQDMIASHGYGMSSVRFICGTQDIHKELEAKISEFLGTEDTILYAACFDANGGVFEPLFTEEDAIISDELNHASIIDGVRLCKAARYRYKNNNMEDLEAQLIEASKQNHRFKIIVTDGVFSMDGIVADLKGVCDLAEKYDALVMVDDSHATGFIGKTGRGTHEANEVMGRVDIITSTLGKALGGALGGFTSGKKEIIDMLRQRSRPYLFSNSLAPGIVGAALKVLEMLSKDTSLRDKVMENAEYFRTEMKAKGFDIPDGDAAIVPVMLYDAKLAQTFAEKMMENGVYVIGFFYPVVPKGKARIRVQLSAGHTREHLDKAIAAFEKVGKELGVIS from the coding sequence ATGATTTCAGAAAAATACCTTAAACACTTACAAAAGGAGCTAGAAAATATCGAAAACGACGGATTGTACAAGCGTGAAAGAATCATTACGTCTCAGCAGTCTGCAGAAATTGTAGCCAATGGAAAATCATTATTGAATTTCTGTGCCAATAATTATTTGGGACTTTCTAATCACCCAGAAGTGATGAAAGCATCTCAAGATATGATTGCTTCTCATGGTTACGGAATGTCATCGGTGCGTTTTATCTGCGGAACTCAGGATATTCATAAAGAATTAGAAGCGAAAATTTCTGAATTTTTAGGAACAGAAGATACCATCTTATATGCAGCTTGTTTTGATGCAAATGGTGGGGTATTTGAACCGCTTTTCACAGAAGAAGATGCTATTATTTCAGACGAGTTGAACCACGCTTCTATTATTGATGGGGTTCGTCTTTGTAAAGCAGCGAGATACAGATATAAAAATAATAATATGGAAGATTTAGAAGCACAACTTATTGAAGCTTCTAAACAAAATCACCGTTTTAAAATCATCGTAACAGATGGAGTTTTCTCAATGGACGGAATCGTAGCAGATTTAAAAGGTGTTTGCGATTTAGCAGAGAAATATGATGCGTTGGTAATGGTTGACGATTCTCACGCAACAGGTTTCATCGGTAAAACAGGTCGTGGAACTCACGAGGCGAATGAAGTGATGGGAAGAGTAGATATTATCACTTCTACCTTAGGAAAAGCTTTGGGTGGCGCTTTGGGAGGTTTTACTTCTGGTAAAAAAGAAATTATCGATATGCTTCGTCAGCGTTCTCGCCCGTATTTATTCTCAAATTCTCTAGCTCCAGGAATTGTAGGAGCAGCTCTTAAAGTTCTGGAAATGCTTTCTAAAGATACTTCACTTCGTGATAAAGTCATGGAAAATGCAGAATATTTCCGTACGGAAATGAAAGCCAAAGGTTTTGATATTCCTGATGGTGATGCGGCGATTGTTCCGGTAATGTTGTACGATGCTAAATTGGCCCAAACTTTTGCAGAAAAAATGATGGAAAACGGCGTTTATGTCATCGGTTTCTTCTACCCAGTTGTACCGAAAGGAAAAGCAAGAATTAGAGTTCAGCTTTCTGCGGGACATACCCGTGAACATTTGGATAAAGCCATTGCTGCTTTCGAAAAAGTAGGAAAAGAATTAGGCGTAATTTCTTAA
- the dacB gene encoding D-alanyl-D-alanine carboxypeptidase/D-alanyl-D-alanine endopeptidase codes for MRELKRIAIAATVLMQTAVIAQTSSVSSNIYTEKSGIGSAGIEKPVLSPKEQLEENIEKMKKDPLLRNATWGFVVYDTKKKEVITGYNEDKPLIPASTTKLLSTDASMALLGGRFKWITQLEYSGTIDEAGTLNGNLFVIGSGDPSMGTGKAGAWSYSQIISDYLAKISEAGIKKINGDIVVQTAVFQDVRLELPEKIVWLEHNNYYLPVGNTNNINPKNERIAVKAKSVFDTSKRYFYVSPYMHKMAFTEKFEANNLITTIPAAPTLLANNLRASLIKNRIPISGKVINRVTDPNPEERQFLAKYSSPTMVDIIYFTNQKSDNALAESLLKTVGFYKTGNVSLESGRETIVRHLEEKRYDFDGLVLADGSGLSRANKVKPISQVKFLADVMKEKYYDDFLKSLPIAGETGTLRRMFKSGNNYGQIFAKTGTLNGVKCLAGYIKTRDGRILSFSLLINGYLGSVDQIKARMEQLLEPVIDL; via the coding sequence ATGAGAGAATTGAAAAGAATAGCTATAGCTGCAACTGTGCTTATGCAAACCGCAGTTATTGCCCAAACTTCATCAGTTTCTTCTAATATATATACCGAAAAAAGTGGAATAGGAAGTGCTGGAATAGAAAAACCTGTGCTTTCTCCCAAAGAACAGTTAGAAGAAAATATAGAAAAAATGAAAAAAGACCCTCTTTTGCGCAACGCAACTTGGGGTTTTGTAGTGTACGATACCAAAAAGAAAGAAGTCATCACCGGTTATAATGAAGACAAACCTCTTATTCCGGCTTCTACCACCAAATTGCTTTCTACCGATGCTTCTATGGCGCTTTTGGGGGGAAGATTCAAATGGATTACCCAATTAGAATACTCTGGAACCATCGACGAAGCGGGAACGCTTAACGGAAATCTTTTCGTGATTGGCAGTGGTGATCCTTCTATGGGAACAGGAAAAGCAGGAGCGTGGTCTTATTCTCAAATCATCAGCGATTATTTAGCTAAAATTTCTGAAGCGGGAATCAAGAAAATTAATGGAGATATTGTGGTACAAACAGCTGTTTTTCAGGATGTAAGATTAGAATTACCTGAAAAAATAGTTTGGTTGGAGCATAATAATTACTATTTACCTGTAGGAAATACCAATAACATCAACCCAAAAAACGAGAGAATTGCCGTAAAAGCAAAATCAGTTTTTGACACTTCAAAAAGATATTTTTACGTTTCTCCTTACATGCACAAAATGGCTTTCACCGAAAAATTTGAAGCCAATAATTTAATTACAACAATTCCTGCAGCTCCAACTTTATTGGCCAATAATCTTAGAGCGAGTTTGATTAAAAATAGAATTCCTATTTCTGGAAAAGTCATCAATAGAGTGACTGACCCAAATCCTGAAGAAAGACAGTTTTTAGCGAAATATTCTTCACCTACAATGGTGGATATTATTTATTTTACCAATCAAAAAAGTGATAATGCTTTAGCGGAATCTCTATTGAAAACAGTAGGTTTTTACAAAACAGGAAATGTTTCTTTAGAATCGGGACGAGAAACCATCGTGAGACATTTAGAAGAGAAAAGATATGATTTTGATGGATTAGTTTTAGCGGATGGAAGTGGCTTGTCGAGAGCAAATAAAGTTAAACCCATTTCTCAAGTGAAGTTTTTAGCAGATGTGATGAAAGAGAAATATTATGATGATTTCCTTAAATCTTTGCCGATTGCAGGAGAAACAGGAACGCTGAGAAGAATGTTTAAATCGGGTAATAATTACGGTCAAATTTTTGCCAAAACAGGAACACTTAATGGAGTAAAATGTTTGGCAGGTTACATTAAAACAAGAGACGGAAGAATTCTTTCTTTTTCTTTGTTAATCAATGGTTATTTAGGTTCAGTAGACCAAATAAAAGCCAGAATGGAACAATTGCTAGAACCTGTGATAGATTTGTAA